A part of Escherichia marmotae genomic DNA contains:
- a CDS encoding flagellar biosynthetic protein FliQ encodes MLTVDVAADIVASGIKVVILLVSVLVVPSLLVGLLVSVFQAVTQINEQTLSFLPRLIVTLVVLGVCGKWMIIQLHDLCIHLFSQAALLVH; translated from the coding sequence ATGTTGACCGTAGACGTAGCCGCCGACATTGTCGCCAGCGGCATAAAAGTGGTGATTTTACTGGTTTCGGTACTGGTGGTGCCAAGTCTGCTGGTCGGCCTGCTGGTGAGCGTGTTCCAGGCGGTGACGCAGATTAATGAACAGACCCTGAGCTTTTTGCCGAGGCTTATTGTCACGCTGGTGGTGCTGGGGGTGTGCGGCAAATGGATGATTATCCAGTTGCATGATCTGTGCATTCACCTGTTTAGCCAGGCCGCGTTGCTGGTTCATTGA
- a CDS encoding FliM/FliN family flagellar motor switch protein: protein MLKYSKTPGIFKLEGNRLGRPYHRLPTLFTGNFDVIDSHLGSYFLKKHRSNITLKKIGCEMDIINKNAELMVSQVGHLAFDIDRSLLLMLLGNFYGLESSLKETKPHHGLPTKTETRLKNRLALDICTLIFNLQTSGIALKLKLDSSTVITHWTYQLTFTLAGDEESSFRILLDDAHTDFILNLIRHSEHSKPQQVAKSVNKPALIKEIIRSLPLTLNVKIAELSMNVAALSQIKAGDILPISLGETFPVAIGQSELFSALIVEDKDKLFLSELAGKNENSHE from the coding sequence ATGCTGAAGTACAGTAAAACGCCAGGCATCTTTAAATTAGAAGGTAATCGGCTCGGACGCCCCTACCATCGCCTGCCGACCCTGTTTACAGGGAATTTTGACGTGATTGATTCACATCTTGGCAGCTACTTTCTTAAAAAGCATCGCAGCAATATCACCTTAAAAAAGATTGGCTGCGAAATGGATATTATAAATAAAAACGCTGAGCTGATGGTTTCCCAGGTCGGGCATCTGGCGTTTGATATTGATCGCTCCTTATTGTTAATGCTGTTGGGCAATTTTTATGGTCTGGAGTCATCTCTCAAAGAGACGAAACCCCATCACGGGCTACCGACTAAAACCGAAACGCGATTAAAAAACCGACTCGCGCTGGATATCTGCACACTGATATTTAATCTGCAAACCTCCGGTATTGCGCTGAAATTAAAACTGGACAGCAGCACGGTAATTACCCACTGGACGTACCAATTAACCTTCACCCTGGCGGGCGATGAAGAGAGCAGTTTTCGTATTTTGCTCGACGACGCCCACACCGATTTTATTTTAAATCTGATTCGCCACAGCGAGCACAGTAAACCGCAGCAGGTGGCGAAATCCGTTAATAAACCGGCATTGATTAAAGAAATCATCCGCTCCCTGCCGCTGACCCTGAACGTCAAAATTGCCGAGCTGTCGATGAATGTTGCGGCTCTCTCGCAGATAAAAGCCGGGGATATTTTACCCATTTCTCTGGGAGAAACATTCCCGGTGGCGATTGGGCAATCTGAATTATTTAGTGCCCTGATTGTGGAAGACAAAGACAAACTGTTTTTGTCGGAGCTGGCAGGCAAAAATGAGAATAGCCATGAGTAA
- the yafV gene encoding 2-oxoglutaramate amidase: MPGLKITLLQQPLVWMDGPANLRHFDRQLEGITGRDVIVLPEMFTSGFAMEAAVSSLAQDDVVNWMTAKAQQCNALIAGSVALQTDAGSVNRFLLVEPGGTVHFYDKRHLFRMADEHLHYKAGNERVIVQWRGWRILPLVCYDLRFPVWSRNLNDYDLAIYVANWPAPRSLHWQALLTARAIENQAYVAGCNRVGSDGNGCHYRGDSRVINPQGEIIATAEPHQATRIDAELSMVALREYREKFPAWQDADEFRLW; encoded by the coding sequence GTGCCTGGTTTGAAGATTACGCTTTTGCAGCAACCGTTGGTGTGGATGGATGGTCCTGCCAACCTGCGCCATTTTGATCGTCAACTGGAAGGTATTACCGGGCGCGATGTGATCGTTCTACCGGAGATGTTTACCAGCGGCTTTGCCATGGAAGCTGCGGTTTCATCGCTAGCGCAAGATGATGTTGTGAACTGGATGACCGCTAAAGCGCAACAGTGCAATGCGCTGATTGCAGGCAGTGTTGCATTGCAAACGGACGCTGGTTCGGTTAATCGATTTTTGCTGGTAGAGCCAGGCGGCACGGTGCATTTTTATGATAAACGTCATCTGTTCCGGATGGCGGATGAACATCTGCATTATAAAGCAGGCAATGAGCGAGTGATTGTGCAATGGCGCGGCTGGCGTATTTTGCCGCTGGTGTGCTACGACCTGCGCTTTCCGGTGTGGTCGCGCAATCTCAATGATTATGACCTCGCAATCTACGTTGCCAACTGGCCTGCCCCGCGCTCTTTGCACTGGCAAGCATTGCTGACGGCCCGCGCGATTGAGAATCAGGCGTATGTCGCGGGATGTAATCGCGTCGGCAGCGATGGCAACGGCTGCCACTATCGCGGCGACAGCCGGGTGATTAATCCGCAAGGCGAGATTATCGCCACCGCCGAACCACATCAGGCTACGCGTATAGACGCTGAACTTTCGATGGTGGCGTTACGGGAGTATCGCGAAAAATTCCCGGCATGGCAGGATGCGGATGAGTTCAGGTTGTGGTGA
- a CDS encoding FliM/FliN family flagellar motor switch protein, whose amino-acid sequence MSKQEDILAEDFGLTDDVAPVVKSADAATRVTRQEDRFSDSMTLLKRIPVTLTLEVSSVEIMLADLLNIDDDTVIELDKLAGEPLDIKVNNILLGKAEVVVVNEKYGLRVLEFNTRDINELAP is encoded by the coding sequence ATGAGTAAGCAAGAAGATATTTTAGCTGAGGATTTTGGCCTGACGGATGACGTTGCGCCTGTCGTGAAATCCGCCGACGCCGCAACGCGGGTCACCCGCCAGGAAGATCGCTTTTCCGACTCGATGACGCTGCTGAAACGCATTCCGGTGACCTTAACGCTGGAAGTATCGTCGGTGGAAATCATGTTAGCCGACCTGCTTAACATCGACGACGACACGGTGATTGAGCTGGATAAACTCGCCGGGGAGCCGCTGGATATCAAAGTAAACAATATCCTGCTGGGCAAAGCGGAAGTGGTGGTGGTCAACGAGAAGTATGGCCTGCGCGTGCTGGAGTTCAACACCCGCGACATCAACGAACTGGCGCCATGA
- the lpcA gene encoding D-sedoheptulose 7-phosphate isomerase, whose protein sequence is MYQDLIRNELNEAAETLANFLKDDANIHAIQRAAVLLADSFKAGGKVLSCGNGGSHCDAMHFAEELTGRYRENRPGYPAIAISDVSHITCVGNDFGFNDIFSRYVEAVGREGDVLLGISTSGNSANVIKAIAAAREKGMKVITLTGKDGGKMAGTADIEIRVPHFGYADRIQEIHIKVIHILIQLIEKEMAK, encoded by the coding sequence ATGTACCAGGATCTTATTCGTAACGAACTGAACGAAGCGGCGGAAACGCTGGCTAACTTTTTAAAAGATGACGCCAATATTCACGCCATTCAGCGCGCGGCGGTCCTGTTAGCAGACAGCTTTAAAGCCGGTGGTAAGGTGCTTTCCTGCGGCAACGGCGGCTCCCATTGCGATGCTATGCACTTTGCAGAAGAGTTGACCGGTCGTTACCGTGAAAACCGTCCGGGCTATCCGGCGATTGCCATTTCTGATGTCAGCCACATCACCTGCGTCGGTAACGATTTTGGATTTAACGATATTTTCTCCCGCTACGTTGAAGCGGTAGGTCGCGAAGGTGACGTGCTGCTGGGGATCTCCACTTCCGGTAACTCTGCAAACGTGATCAAAGCGATCGCGGCGGCGCGTGAGAAGGGGATGAAAGTGATCACCCTGACCGGTAAAGACGGCGGCAAAATGGCTGGCACAGCGGATATTGAAATTCGCGTTCCGCACTTTGGCTATGCCGACCGTATTCAGGAAATTCACATTAAAGTGATCCATATTCTAATCCAGTTAATCGAAAAAGAGATGGCTAAGTAA
- the fliR gene encoding flagellar biosynthetic protein FliR — MRTSDVTQLTDLALGLWFPFVRIMAFLRYVPVLDNSALTMRVRIILSLALAIIITPLIPHPIPHDLLSLNSLILTVEQILWGMLFGLMFQFLFLALQLAGQILSFNMGMSMAVMNDPSSGASTTVLAELINVYAILLFFAMDGHLLLVSVLYKGFTYWPIGNALHPQTLRTIALAFSWVLASASLLALPTTFIMLIVQGCFGLLNRIAPPLNLFSLGFPINMLAGLVCFATLLYNLPDHYLHLANFVLQQLDALKGHYGG, encoded by the coding sequence ATGCGCACAAGCGACGTTACACAACTGACGGATCTGGCGCTGGGGCTATGGTTTCCCTTCGTGCGCATTATGGCGTTTCTGCGCTATGTGCCGGTGCTCGATAACAGCGCCCTGACCATGCGCGTGCGGATTATTTTGTCGCTGGCGCTGGCAATCATCATCACGCCGCTGATCCCGCATCCCATTCCCCATGATTTGCTATCGCTCAACAGTCTGATCCTGACGGTGGAGCAAATTTTATGGGGGATGTTGTTCGGGCTGATGTTTCAGTTTCTGTTTCTCGCGCTGCAACTCGCCGGGCAAATTCTCTCGTTCAATATGGGGATGAGCATGGCGGTGATGAACGACCCGAGCAGCGGCGCATCAACCACTGTGCTGGCGGAGCTTATCAACGTCTACGCGATCCTGCTGTTTTTTGCCATGGATGGGCATCTGCTGCTGGTGAGCGTGTTGTACAAGGGCTTCACCTACTGGCCGATTGGCAACGCACTGCATCCGCAAACCCTGCGCACCATCGCGCTGGCCTTTAGCTGGGTGCTGGCGTCGGCATCGCTGCTGGCGCTGCCGACCACTTTCATCATGCTGATTGTGCAGGGCTGCTTTGGCCTGCTCAACCGCATTGCGCCGCCGCTGAACCTTTTTTCGCTCGGCTTTCCCATCAACATGCTGGCGGGGCTGGTCTGCTTTGCCACCCTGCTCTACAACCTGCCGGATCACTATCTGCATCTGGCGAATTTTGTGTTGCAGCAACTCGACGCGCTGAAAGGTCACTATGGCGGATAG
- a CDS encoding class II glutamine amidotransferase, producing MCELLGMSANVPTDICFSFTGLVQRGGGTGPHKDGWGITFYEGKGCRTFKDPQPSFNSPIAKLVQDYPIKSCSVIAHIRQANRGEVALENTHPFTRELWGRNWTYAHNGQLTGYKSLETGNFRPVGETDSEKAFCWLLYKLTQRYPRTPGNMVAVFKYIASLADELRQKGVFNMLLSDGRYVMAYCSTNLHWITRRAPFGVATLLDQDVEIDFSSQTTPNDVVTVIATQPLTGNETWQKIMPGEWRLFCLGERVV from the coding sequence ATGTGCGAACTGCTCGGGATGAGCGCCAACGTCCCAACCGATATCTGCTTTAGTTTCACTGGGCTTGTGCAGCGAGGTGGTGGAACCGGGCCGCATAAAGATGGCTGGGGGATCACTTTTTACGAAGGAAAAGGTTGTCGCACATTTAAAGATCCACAACCCAGCTTTAATTCCCCCATCGCCAAACTGGTTCAGGACTATCCGATAAAATCCTGCTCGGTAATCGCTCATATTCGCCAGGCGAATCGGGGCGAGGTGGCGCTGGAAAATACTCACCCGTTTACCCGTGAACTGTGGGGACGCAACTGGACGTATGCGCATAATGGGCAACTGACGGGCTATAAATCACTGGAAACCGGCAACTTTCGCCCGGTGGGCGAAACCGACAGCGAAAAAGCCTTCTGCTGGTTGTTGTATAAATTGACGCAGCGTTATCCGCGCACACCGGGCAACATGGTGGCGGTATTTAAATATATCGCCTCACTGGCGGATGAACTGCGGCAGAAGGGCGTCTTCAACATGCTGCTTTCGGACGGACGTTACGTGATGGCGTATTGTTCAACCAATCTGCACTGGATCACCCGCCGCGCGCCGTTTGGCGTGGCAACGTTGCTGGATCAGGATGTGGAAATCGACTTCAGCTCGCAGACCACACCGAATGATGTGGTCACGGTGATTGCAACTCAGCCGCTGACGGGCAATGAAACCTGGCAAAAGATTATGCCAGGCGAATGGCGCTTATTTTGCCTCGGGGAGCGTGTAGTTTGA
- the dpaA gene encoding peptidoglycan meso-diaminopimelic acid protein amidase, whose amino-acid sequence MRKIALILAMLLIPCVSFASLLGSGSSTTPVSKEYKQQLMGSPVYIQIFKEERTLDLYVKMGEQYQLLDSYKICKYSGGLGPKQRQGDFKSPEGFYSVQRNQLKPDSRYYKAINIGFPNAYDRAHGYEGKYLMIHGDCVSIGCYAMTNQGIDEIFQFVTGALVFGQPSVQVSIYPFRMTDANMKRHKYSNFKDFWEQLKPGYDYFEQTRKPPTVSVVNGRYVVSKPLSHEVVQPQLASNYTLPEAK is encoded by the coding sequence ATGCGTAAAATCGCATTAATTCTTGCGATGTTGTTGATCCCGTGCGTTTCGTTTGCCAGTTTGCTGGGCAGCGGTAGTTCCACCACGCCAGTGAGCAAAGAGTATAAGCAGCAGTTGATGGGATCCCCTGTCTACATCCAAATCTTCAAGGAAGAGCGCACGCTCGATCTCTACGTCAAAATGGGCGAGCAATATCAATTACTCGACAGCTACAAAATTTGTAAATATTCCGGCGGGTTAGGCCCCAAACAGCGTCAGGGCGATTTCAAAAGTCCGGAAGGGTTTTATAGCGTTCAGCGTAATCAATTAAAACCAGACAGCCGTTACTACAAAGCAATTAATATTGGTTTCCCCAACGCCTATGACCGCGCGCATGGTTACGAAGGGAAATACCTGATGATTCACGGCGATTGTGTTTCTATCGGTTGCTACGCGATGACCAATCAGGGTATTGATGAGATTTTCCAGTTCGTTACTGGCGCACTGGTGTTTGGTCAGCCGAGTGTGCAGGTGAGCATTTATCCTTTCCGCATGACCGACGCCAATATGAAGCGCCATAAGTATTCCAACTTTAAGGACTTCTGGGAACAACTGAAGCCGGGCTACGACTACTTTGAACAGACTCGTAAGCCACCGACGGTTTCTGTCGTCAATGGCCGTTACGTGGTCAGCAAGCCGTTGAGCCACGAAGTGGTGCAACCACAACTGGCATCAAACTACACGCTCCCCGAGGCAAAATAA
- a CDS encoding C40 family peptidase yields the protein MYSFSHGRFLRLGVFSLSLWLPIFANATPTSHTSFSYAARQRMQNRARLLKRYHAHLKKQASYIVEGNAQSRRALRQHNREQIKQHPEWFPAPLKSSDRRWQALAENPHFLSSDHLHNITEVAIHRLEQQLGKPYVWGGTRPDKGFDCSGLVFYAYNKILEAKLPRTANEMYHYHRATIVANNDLRRGDLLFFHIHSREIADHMGVYLGDGQFIESPRTGETIRISRLAEPFWQDHFLGARRILTEETIL from the coding sequence ATGTATTCGTTCTCTCACGGCAGATTTCTGCGCCTGGGCGTGTTTTCTTTGTCCCTTTGGCTTCCTATATTTGCCAACGCCACTCCCACATCACACACCTCCTTCAGTTACGCCGCCCGCCAGCGGATGCAAAACCGTGCGCGATTGCTAAAGCGATACCACGCGCATCTGAAAAAACAGGCCAGCTACATTGTAGAAGGGAACGCACAAAGCAGAAGGGCGCTGCGCCAGCACAACCGCGAGCAGATAAAACAGCATCCAGAATGGTTTCCTGCGCCGCTCAAGTCGAGTGACAGACGCTGGCAGGCGTTGGCAGAAAACCCCCATTTCTTAAGCAGCGACCACCTGCACAATATCACCGAAGTGGCGATTCACCGCCTGGAGCAACAGCTTGGTAAGCCTTACGTCTGGGGCGGCACGCGGCCTGATAAAGGCTTCGACTGCAGCGGGTTGGTTTTTTATGCCTACAACAAGATTCTCGAGGCGAAGCTCCCGCGCACGGCCAATGAGATGTATCACTACCATCGGGCAACGATTGTGGCGAATAACGACCTGCGCCGGGGAGATTTGCTGTTTTTCCATATCCACAGCCGCGAGATAGCCGATCATATGGGCGTGTATCTGGGCGATGGGCAATTTATCGAGTCGCCACGTACCGGCGAAACCATTCGGATAAGCCGGTTAGCCGAACCTTTCTGGCAGGACCATTTTTTAGGTGCTCGGCGGATTTTGACGGAAGAGACGATTTTGTAG
- the fliP gene encoding flagellar type III secretion system pore protein FliP (The bacterial flagellar biogenesis protein FliP forms a type III secretion system (T3SS)-type pore required for flagellar assembly.), with amino-acid sequence MKRRTQLTLGLALLALAPLAIAQGGDIALLNVVTHGNTQEYSVKIQVLILMTLVGLLPTRVLMMTCFTRFIIVLSLLRQALGLQQTPPNRILIGIALSLTLLVMRPIWLNIYDHAVVPFENDQITLTDALSTAATPLKRFMLAQTDKKAMAQIMTIGGAKGNAADQDLTIVVPAYVLSELKTAFQIGFMIYIPFLVIDLIVASVLMAMGMMMLSPLIVSLPFKLMLFVLIDGWSLTIGTLTTSIRGLGLG; translated from the coding sequence ATGAAACGCCGCACTCAACTGACACTGGGCCTGGCGCTGCTGGCGCTCGCGCCGCTGGCAATCGCCCAGGGCGGCGATATTGCGCTGCTTAACGTGGTCACTCACGGCAACACTCAGGAGTACAGCGTCAAAATTCAGGTGCTGATTCTGATGACCCTCGTCGGTTTGCTGCCGACGAGGGTGCTGATGATGACCTGCTTTACGCGCTTTATTATCGTGCTGTCGCTGCTGCGCCAGGCGCTGGGGCTGCAACAAACGCCGCCAAACCGCATTCTGATTGGCATTGCGCTCTCCCTCACCCTGCTGGTGATGCGCCCTATCTGGCTCAATATTTACGACCACGCGGTGGTGCCGTTCGAAAACGATCAGATTACCCTGACCGATGCCTTAAGCACCGCCGCGACGCCGCTGAAACGCTTTATGCTGGCGCAAACCGACAAAAAAGCGATGGCGCAAATCATGACCATCGGCGGCGCGAAGGGCAATGCCGCCGACCAGGATCTCACGATCGTGGTGCCCGCCTATGTGTTGAGCGAGCTGAAAACCGCTTTCCAGATTGGCTTTATGATTTACATCCCGTTTCTGGTTATCGACCTGATTGTCGCCAGCGTATTGATGGCGATGGGGATGATGATGCTGTCGCCGCTGATTGTTTCACTGCCGTTTAAACTGATGCTGTTTGTGCTGATCGACGGCTGGTCGCTGACCATCGGCACGCTCACCACCAGCATTCGCGGGCTGGGGCTGGGCTGA
- a CDS encoding SymE family type I addiction module toxin, translating to MREAGVEIGTNLTVKISEGCLSLIAESDEVQELRKEIYQVKQSVKGMRDGMFSVMNES from the coding sequence GTGAGAGAAGCGGGAGTTGAGATCGGCACGAACCTTACCGTGAAGATCTCGGAGGGATGCCTAAGCCTGATCGCTGAAAGCGACGAAGTACAGGAACTGAGGAAGGAAATTTATCAGGTTAAACAGTCTGTTAAGGGGATGCGGGACGGGATGTTTAGTGTGATGAACGAGAGTTAA
- the ivy gene encoding Ivy family C-type lysozyme inhibitor, whose translation MFKAITTVAALVIATSAMAQDDLTISSLAKGEATKAAFNQMVEGHKLPAWVIKGGTYTPAQTVTLGDETYQVMSACKPHDCGSQRIAVMWSEKSNQMTGLFSTIDEKTSQEKLTWLNVNDALSIDGKTVLFAALTGSLENHPDGFNFK comes from the coding sequence ATGTTTAAGGCAATAACGACAGTCGCCGCTTTGGTCATCGCCACCAGTGCAATGGCGCAGGATGATTTAACCATTAGCAGCCTGGCAAAGGGTGAAGCCACCAAAGCAGCGTTTAATCAGATGGTGGAAGGGCATAAGTTGCCCGCCTGGGTGATAAAAGGCGGTACTTATACCCCCGCGCAAACAGTGACGTTGGGAGATGAGACGTATCAGGTGATGAGTGCGTGCAAACCGCATGACTGCGGCTCGCAACGTATTGCGGTGATGTGGTCCGAGAAATCTAATCAGATGACGGGGTTGTTCTCGACCATTGATGAGAAAACGTCGCAAGAGAAGCTCACCTGGCTAAATGTGAACGATGCGCTCTCGATTGATGGTAAAACGGTGCTGTTTGCAGCGTTGACCGGCAGCCTGGAAAACCATCCGGATGGTTTTAATTTTAAATAA
- the fadE gene encoding acyl-CoA dehydrogenase FadE gives MMILSILSTVVLLGALFYHRVSLFFSSLLLLAWTAALGVAGLWSAWVLVPLAIILVPFNFAPMRKSMISAPVFRGFRKVMPPMSRTEKEAIDAGTTWWEGDLFQGKPDWKKLHNYPQPRLTAEEQAFIDGPVEEACRMANDFQITHELADLPPELWAYLKEHRFFAMIIKKEYGGLEFSAYAQSRVLQKLSGVSGILAITVGVPNSLGPGELLQHYGTDEQKNHYLPRLARGQEIPCFALTSPEAGSDAGAIPDTGIVCMGEWQGQQVLGMRLTWNKRYITLAPIATVLGLAFKLSDPEKLLGGDEDLGITCALIPTTTPGVEIGRRHFPLNVPFQNGPTRGKDVFVPIDYIIGGPKMAGQGWRMLVECLSVGRGITLPSNSTGGVKSVALATGAYAHIRRQFKISIGKMEGIEEPLARIAGNAYVMDAAASLITYGIMLGEKPAVLSAIVKYHCTHRGQQSIIDAMDITGGKGIMLGQSNFLARAYQGAPIAITVEGANILTRSMMIFGQGAIRCHPYVLEEMEAAKNNDVNAFDKLLFKHIGHVGSNKVRSFWLGLTRGLTSSTPTGDATKRYYQHLNRLSANLALLSDVSMAVLGGSLKRRERISARLGDILSQLYLASAVLKRYDDEGRNEADLPLVHWGVQDALYQAEQAMDDLLQNFPNRVVAGLLNVVIFPTGRHYLAPSDKLDHKVAKILQVPNATRSRIGRGQYLTPSEHNPVGLLEEALVDVIAADPIHQRICKELGKNLPFTRLDELARNALAKGLIDKDEAAILVKAEESRLRSINVDDFDPEELATKPVKLPEKVRKVEAA, from the coding sequence ATGATGATTTTGAGTATTCTCTCTACGGTTGTCCTGCTCGGCGCGTTGTTTTATCACCGCGTGAGCTTATTTTTCAGCAGTCTGCTTTTGCTCGCCTGGACAGCCGCCCTCGGCGTCGCAGGTCTGTGGTCGGCGTGGGTACTGGTGCCTCTGGCCATTATCCTCGTGCCGTTTAACTTTGCACCTATGCGTAAATCGATGATTTCTGCGCCTGTGTTTCGTGGTTTCCGTAAGGTGATGCCGCCGATGTCGCGCACCGAGAAAGAAGCGATTGATGCAGGCACCACCTGGTGGGAAGGTGACTTGTTCCAGGGTAAACCGGACTGGAAAAAGCTGCATAACTATCCACAACCACGCCTGACTGCTGAAGAGCAAGCGTTTATCGACGGTCCGGTAGAAGAAGCCTGCCGGATGGCAAATGATTTCCAGATTACGCATGAGCTGGCGGATCTGCCGCCAGAGCTGTGGGCATATCTGAAAGAGCATCGTTTCTTTGCGATGATCATCAAAAAAGAGTACGGCGGGCTGGAGTTCTCGGCTTATGCCCAGTCTCGCGTGCTGCAAAAGCTCTCTGGCGTGAGCGGGATCCTGGCGATTACCGTCGGCGTGCCGAACTCATTAGGTCCGGGCGAACTGCTGCAACATTACGGTACTGACGAGCAGAAAAATCACTATCTGCCACGTCTGGCGCGTGGTCAGGAGATCCCTTGCTTTGCACTGACCAGCCCGGAAGCGGGTTCCGATGCGGGTGCGATTCCAGATACCGGGATTGTCTGCATGGGGGAATGGCAGGGTCAGCAGGTGCTGGGAATGCGTCTGACCTGGAACAAACGCTACATTACGCTGGCACCGATTGCGACCGTGCTCGGACTGGCGTTTAAGCTCTCTGATCCAGAAAAACTGCTCGGCGGTGATGAAGATTTAGGTATTACCTGTGCACTAATCCCAACCACCACGCCGGGCGTGGAAATTGGTCGTCGCCACTTCCCGCTGAACGTGCCATTTCAGAACGGACCGACACGCGGCAAAGATGTTTTCGTACCGATCGATTACATTATCGGCGGCCCGAAAATGGCCGGGCAAGGCTGGCGGATGCTGGTGGAGTGTCTCTCGGTGGGCCGTGGCATCACCCTGCCTTCCAACTCAACCGGCGGCGTGAAGTCGGTGGCTCTGGCAACCGGTGCGTATGCTCACATTCGTCGTCAGTTCAAAATCTCTATCGGTAAGATGGAAGGGATTGAAGAGCCGCTGGCGCGTATTGCCGGGAACGCCTACGTAATGGATGCTGCGGCGTCGCTGATTACCTACGGCATTATGCTCGGTGAAAAACCCGCCGTGCTGTCGGCTATCGTTAAGTATCACTGTACCCATCGCGGGCAGCAGTCGATTATTGATGCGATGGATATCACCGGCGGTAAAGGCATTATGCTCGGGCAAAGCAACTTCCTGGCACGAGCTTACCAGGGCGCGCCGATCGCCATCACCGTTGAAGGTGCCAACATTCTGACCCGCAGCATGATGATCTTCGGTCAGGGAGCGATTCGTTGCCATCCGTATGTGCTGGAAGAGATGGAAGCGGCGAAAAATAATGACGTTAACGCATTTGATAAGTTGCTGTTCAAACATATCGGTCACGTCGGTAGCAACAAAGTTCGCAGCTTCTGGCTTGGTTTGACGCGCGGTTTAACCAGCAGCACGCCAACCGGCGATGCGACTAAACGTTATTATCAGCACCTGAACCGCCTGAGCGCCAACCTCGCCCTGCTTTCTGATGTCTCGATGGCGGTACTGGGCGGCAGCCTGAAACGTCGTGAACGTATCTCGGCACGTCTGGGGGATATTTTAAGTCAGCTTTACCTCGCCTCCGCCGTTCTGAAGCGTTATGACGATGAAGGCCGCAATGAAGCTGACCTGCCGCTGGTGCACTGGGGCGTACAGGATGCACTGTATCAGGCTGAACAGGCGATGGACGATTTACTGCAAAACTTCCCGAACCGCGTGGTTGCCGGGTTGCTGAATGTGGTGATCTTCCCGACCGGACGTCATTATCTGGCACCGTCTGACAAGCTGGATCATAAAGTGGCGAAGATTTTACAAGTGCCAAACGCCACCCGTTCACGCATTGGCCGCGGTCAGTATCTGACGCCGAGCGAGCATAATCCGGTTGGTTTGCTGGAAGAGGCACTGGTGGATGTGATTGCCGCCGACCCCATTCATCAGCGCATCTGTAAAGAGCTGGGTAAAAACCTGCCATTTACCCGTCTGGATGAACTGGCGCGCAACGCGCTGGCGAAGGGGCTGATTGATAAAGATGAAGCCGCCATTCTGGTAAAAGCAGAAGAGAGCCGTCTGCGCAGTATTAACGTTGATGACTTTGACCCGGAAGAGCTGGCGACGAAGCCGGTAAAGTTGCCGGAGAAAGTACGGAAAGTTGAAGCCGCGTAA